The genomic region CCATTAAGGCACGTTGCAACGGGTTCTATCCTGCCACCAACAATACCGACTATGTTTAAAATCTCATTTTCTTTGAACGCCTCAAACTTGTCTGTTTTTAAACTTTCTAGTTCCATAAATTTATCTATTAAATTAAACACCTCTCTTAATAGTCTTTACCCTGTGCACCAAGTATCGTAATCGTCCTATTAAGAATTTCATTAGTAGAATTTATGAAAATAAAAAAGAGGAAATAGTATCGTTGAGCCAAAAGGACAGCTTTATGATTTTTATCCTAAAAAAGAATCTGAGTATTTTTCGATTATGAATTTACCTTTAAAACAAAAAGCCTTGAATTGGAAACGTTCAAGGCTTTTTTATACAAAAGGTTTATCCGTTTGCAAGGATCATTTTATGGATCTCAAAATGGACTCGTTCCATAATCCACTCTTTTTCGTCGGATGCTAAATCGTTTAAAAGATCGTTGTTGTTTTCATTAAAATCGACGATTACATCTTCTAAAAACTCGGTTTTGATGTCGGCAACCCGAAGGGGATTCGTCCGATCCAACGTACCGATTTTAGAAATCGCACTTTGCAATCGGTTTTGCGTAATATAGTTCCGCAATTCCGTTACGATAAACGATAAATCTTCTGTCCGCGAGGAAACATTGGGTACAAACGACCATTTTTCGGCCTCGTGGAATTTCTCCTCCTCGTCAAATTCGGGATTCTTTACTTTTACGATCGGTCGCCTATTCTGATCCACTTGGTTATACGGTTTGATCACCACGCCTTCGATTAGATTGTCTTGTAGTTCCGGAAGTTGCAAGGCTTTCGGAATCGTCGAGTTGATCCGGATAGTAAAATTCATGGCTTCGGCAAATTTTCCGATCAGTAAGGGTTTGGCATAAAAGATCCCAAACTGTTCAAAATAGGCCACGGCAGTTTCATAATCCAGATAATATTTCGATCCGGATTCGTTTTCGATGGCAATATCAAAAGCACAAAATGCAATTTCAGGCGTATAATATACTCCGGTCTGAATCGCTTGTAAATCGGCTATAGGATCAACTTCCGGATGCGGATATTTCCCACCAAACAATTCGCCGTACACCATATATTTTTCTCCGGCTATAGCACCACTGAGCTGTTCAAACAGGCGCAATATGTTGTTTTCCAATTTATTTACAACCAATTGAAACCCAAAAAAGTCATCATTCCATTGGAGGTAGTCTTTTCGTTTCGCAAACCGAAGCGTACCGTTTTCATAGCTAAAACTAAAATTCGCACCGTGTACTTTTTCGGTCACAACCCATTTTAATTTTTCCATTTCGGAAAAATCTTTTTCACTTAAACCTAGCTTTTTTGGACTATTGGGCATTTTTTCATAGCCCGAAAATTCACTCATCGTTTTTATTTTTTTGCTAATACGTTGCAAATTAGCAACCTTGCACCACTTTAGCGTTACTATTTACAAATATATCGGAAATATTTGAAAGAAAAATCGGAACATTAAAACTGTACTACTTTATTTTTTTCTTACAACCTATAATTCAATACTTTAAAATTCTGTAAGGTAAAAATTAAGTAAAAACACGTATTGTTTTGTTAGGAGGAAATGAGTTTCTTTCGAATTGCGGGATAGGGTTATATAATTTATTCTTTAAATAAATATGTAGACCATTTTCTAAAGAACAATCTTGTAAGCAATTTTAAAGACCAAGACATGCTAATTGACGAAATACTATCAAAGTTTATAGGGACAGAATCTAAAACTTATTATTCCTTCGAGACCTTTATTTTAAACCTACTAAAATATCATTTAGAGCAACAGCAAAAAGTTCTGGTTATAAATAATGACAACCTTCGCACACTTGGCGATGCAATAGCAGAAGATGGCCTTGATGATATTATAGGCAAAACTATAGTAGAAATTAAACTAAACTTAGACAGAACACCTCCAAAAATTTTTGTAGATCAATTTTTTAGTCGATTTAATAGAACAGAAGTTTCTCCAGATTTTAAAAATATTTTGATAATTAATGGACGTCCTATCTCCCGTGAAACAAAAGAAAGGATTCTTATAGAATTAAACTTCTTATCTCCACAGTTTAGAATAATACTTTGGGGACCTGAAGAACTCAATAAAATTGTTACAAAACATAAAAAAGAAGCAAACAAAATTGCAAATAATCTATTTGCGTTGAGGCTTGAAAATATTGTAAGTGGTGAAGTTCGTAATTGGGAAGATGAAAGAGAGGAAAGAATTGAATTATTAATTGACGTATATAAAAAAAGACAGTTTTCTGCCTTTCTTGGCGCAGGTGTTTCTAGTAGTGCAGGAATGCCAGACTGGAACACTTTACTTAATTCACTTTTTGTCTCATATTTAGCAAAGGAATTCAAACATTCTGAAGCCATAAACGATAATGATATAAAACAAATTGTACACCGATTAAATTATGTTGACGAACCTTCAGCTTTAATGGCTGCAAGATATTTAAGAAAGGGATTGACAAAAGAACAATCGGAAAGCCAAGCATTTATTAATACTATTTCTGATAATTTATATAAGTTACGAGATTCCAAAAAAGATATTAGCTCAAAACTAATTAAGGCTATTACAAATCTTTGTATGCCAACACAAACTGGAGCAAGAGTTAAATCTGTTATCACATACAACTTTGATGACTTACTAGAGAGAGAATTAGAGACAAAAGCAATTCGTCACCATAGTATTTACAAAGAAAATGAACTTTCTGACCCTGATGAATTACCGATTTATCACGTTCATGGTTTTTTACCCGAAGACAAATCAAAATATACAGGATTAGAGGAAATCACATTAGTTTTTTCAGAAGAAGGTTACCATCAAATATACTCGGATGCTTACCACTGGTCAAATTTGGTTCAACTCTATAATTTACGTGAGAATAGTTGTTTAATGATTGGACTTTCATTGACAGATCCAAATCTTCGTAGACTTCTTGAGATTTCTGCGCGCAATAGTGAGCGACCAAGACATTTTGCATTTATGAAAAGACTTACTATTGAGGAATTTTGCTATGAAAAAGAGAAGAATGGTACAGAGAAGAAACAAGTAATTAACAACAAAAAAGCTGCTGAACAATTCTTAAATGGACACCATAAGTTGAATGAAGAATTAATGAAGGAACTTGGAGTTTTAATAATATGGTATACTTCTTATGATGATATTCCGACTATATTAACAAAAGTGAATAATGAATAGAAAAGTTGTACATAATATCAATTTACTTCAATGGCAAGTGATACATTTCTATGTTTAACCAAAGAATATTCTACGGAATTTTAGTTTCGTAATTACGACAATCTGAAAACCGCTACATACCATTTCTCATAATCTCATTTATAAAATATATGCAAGTAAAAGATTTGCCTAGCTATCAACAAATAATCGACTCACTTAAAGCAAAAAAACGTAAAAAGCATCTGCTTTTTGGAAATGGATTTAGTATAGCCTACGATCCTAATATTTTTTCATACAATGCTTTAAGTAAGTTTATAGATGAAATTGATAATGACCTTTTGAAAAAGCTTTTTGAAGTTATAAATACCAAAAACTTTGAATTAGTAATGCAACAACTGGATAATTTTATAGAAATTTCCAAAACTTTTAGTTCTGATAAAAAATTAATTCAGAAAATAATAGAAGCAAACGAAGTTTTAAAAACTAGTTTAATTGAGGCGGTACAAAAGCTTCATCCAGAACACGTTTTTAAAGTACCAGAAGAAAAAAGTAAATGTTGTTATTCATTCCTTAACGAGTATCTTTCTCAAGAAGGTAAAGTTTTTTCAACAAATTATGATTTACTTCCCTATTGGATTTTGATGCGTAATGACTCACAATTTGCAATTGATGGTTTTGGAAGAGAAATTGAAAATCCAGATGAAGTTTTAAAGAATCAAGAACCAATTTTTTCAGAATTAAGATGGGGTAAGTATAAAAAAGAACAGACCATTTTCTATTTACATGGAGCTCTATTAATTTTTGATACAGGTATAGAAATTGAAAAAGAAACTTACGATACTCAACACTATCTTTTAGAGAAAATAAACGAGCGTATGGCTGCAAAATCTTATCCTATTTTTGTCACGGCAGGAAGCTCTCAAGAAAAATTAAGTCACATATCTCATAACAAATATTTATCACATTGTTATGACCAATTAACTCAAATTGAAGGCTCACTTATCACTTTCGGTTTTAATTTTGGAGAATATGATACCCATATAATTGATGCAATAAATAAAGCTGCTCATCAAGGGCAAAAATCCGGAAACAAATTATATAGTGTTTATATTGGTGTTTATTCTCAAGAAAATCTTGACCATATAAAAAAAATTGAGCATAAGTTTAGATGTAAAGTTAACTTATATAATGCAGCCACAGTTCCTATTTGGGAGGATAAATAAAACGTTATATAACAATAATTTTACTTCATAATTTTCTCCCCTAAAACCCTATCTTAATAGAAATAATCCGTTCGATGACTTTGCAGATGATTTCCCATACAACTCAACATTCAAAAAGACTTGATCACCAAACTTTGGTACTACTAAAAATCATCTCAAAACCTTAAAATCAGAAAAGAAAAATGGTTAAATTTCACATGCCATAACAAACCTAAAAAACATCTATAATCACTCCATAACAGTCCACTATTTCTTCCCGGAAAAACAATTCGTTGACCAAACTACCTTCCCATCCAACCCAGGCCAAATCCCCCCATCCCACTCCCAATTCCGCCCCAACACATTTTACTTCCCGAAAAAGTTTTACCTTTAAAAACAACGCTAATTGCGCAACAGAAACAAACTCCGATTAGGCTGAAACGATACTACAAAAATTGTAAAACCTAATTCTTGTATTAATGAATGTAAAACTAACAGAGACACAAAAAATCAAAATTCTAAATTCCGATGACATCTATGTCATCATGCAACAGGTATTGCTTCGGGAAAATAAAATTGATCTCGATCGGGAGCATTTTTGGGTTATTGGATTAGCCAACAATAATCTGGTGCTTTTTATTGAACTCATTAGCTTGGGAACCGTAAACAAAACACTTGTCCATCCTATGGAAGTGTTCAGTTTTGCGTTGCAAAAACGAGCCGTTAAAATCATTCTTTGCCATAATCATCCGAGTGGCGAACTCAAACCCTCGGATGCCGATAAAGATATTACCGACCGACTCATACAAGTGGGGATAATCGTTCAAACGGAAGTGATCGATCATTTAATCATTTCAGAAAAAAGCTATTTAAGCTTTACTGATATTGGTCTAATGAGCGAACTACGAAACAGTACCAAATACGTTCCAAGATATAAACTGGAAGAAAAGATACAAAAGGAAGCTAAGGAACTCGGAATAACTACCGGCTTAAAAACCGGTCGGAATACAAAAGCAAAAGAAATAGCCACAACATGTCTGGAACAAGGATTCGAAGTTGAATTTATTGCCCGACTAACCGGACTTACTGTAAGAGTGGTCGAAAACCTAAAAAAGAAGATGGAATAAAAGCACTCCGCTATTTTTACGCGGTAGTAATTTGTGTTTGTGCCATCGGATTTATCAGGAAGGCAACGTTAAAAGTACGACTCCCCAATTGGATAATTTTCTAAAAGAAAGCACATGGTACGAAACAGAAGTATAGTCGTAGATTTCGAACGTTATAGTATAACAGCCGTTTCAAAAGGGCGCATTAGTAACGGAAATCAAGTCGCCGAGCCGAACGTAAAGCTTTGGAAGAAGAAAACAGGATTACTGTTTTAAGAAATGCCATTCAAAAAGGAATTGATAGTGGGCGGGTCGAAAATTTTGATCCTAAAAAGCAGCTGGAAAGGTTAAAGTCTGGAAAAAAGAATGATCCAATTTGCCAGGTTACAACTGCCTTAAAAAGCATCCGTAATCACCGCAAAAAATAGCTCATCGTACTTTTCGTTAAAACAATTAGTTGATCAAATCTTGTCTTTTTTTAGCACGAGTTGGAGCAAACGCTCCTATTTTAATCCTCCTTATTCCATCACGCTTTTTTCTCCGCGAAAAATTCTATATTTAACCGAAATAAATAGCTTCACAGATCCGAAAACATTCATTGTATTTCGAATAGCAACATTAAAACTTAGCATTATTTAATAATGAAAAAAAAATACTGGATATTAATAATCTTCATTTTTTTGATTTTCAGTTTTATAAATATAGCTTACGGTTTCCTTTTATTAGGTCTAATCGTATTCTTTTTTAGTGTCGAAGCATACGCTTTTAACGAAAAAATTCGAAAGATTGGAATCGAACGTTCCGGAAAAATAATAGAATATGAGTCGGATCATGAAGGTTTCAAAACCCCAGTTATTGAATTTGAAACGAAGAATCATGAACTAATAATCGCTAAGCCTTATTTCTATGCTTCAACCGACTTGAGTAGAATACGAACCTATAAAAATGATATAAACAAACCCGTTATCATTTTATACGATCCGGAAAATCCAAAAAAATTCGTTCTAAAAAATGAAGAAGATTTTAACTACTCCACTATTTTTATATTTTTTACTGTAAGTTTTCTCTTTATAGTCTTGGCTATTTGTAGCTTATTTGGCATCATAAAGTTATAGATGATTTACTACTAAATGCCCTAACATAAAACCGACAAAACGAATATCCGCGCTTTTACGACACTTATATCCACAAAAGCAGCGTTTGTCGATTTACCCAAACCAGCATTCCTTTTTATTTTATATTTGGTTCGTTTTGTTAGTATTCCATTATCCGACACTTTTTTATTCATTTTAAGATTTAACTTACATTAATTTAAGTAAATTAGTCCCGATTTCGCGAAATAAACAAACGAAAACCATCGCAACATGAAAATGTATATTATCGTAAAAGACACCATCCCGGACAAGCTGGTTCCGGTCATCACGGCACATGCTTCCTTAGCCTGCTATAAAAAATTTGAGGAAAATGAAAGCATGATCCAATGGATCAATGGTATCTTTAAAAAAGTGGTTTGTCTGGCAAATGAAACGGAATTTGAAGCGCTTAAAAAAGAAACGGATTTTGTATTGCTAACCGAATCGGCGCTGGACGGCAAAGAAGTCTGTTTGGCCTTTTGTCCAAGGGAGGAATATCCGAAAAAGTTTCCGTTTCTAAAAATGTGGACGCCACAAAACAAATAGAATGATGTTTATTACGAAATTAAAAAAAGGGACAACCGCTCACCACTCCCAAAAAACGGGCAGAGCCTAAAAAAACAAACGATATGACTACAATAGAAAATGGTATTCTTGAAAATTCCGAAGAAATCATAAACTGGACCTATCCCGGAGCCGTATTATATTATAAAGATTGCGATTTAACCCCTTCCGTAGCCGAAAAATTTACAAAATACAAACTCATCCGAAATGGTTATTTTCTGGATGTTAGTTGTCGTGGCGGTGGTCTTAAATTTAATACCCGTTTTTTAATCGCCTCCTCAAAAGCAGCAAAATTATATGAAATAAACCCGGATAATGAACGATTTGGGCATTTTTGTATCAATATCAACAGTTATTTTAAAGTACTTGATATTTATAAAATTGGAGATAAAACCCAAATATTTTTGCTACACATACCGGCAAAAGGCTTACACTATTTTGATAATGTCAGCTCGAATTTGGATGAGGATATTATTCAAAAGGCGCGACAAAGTTTTGATACCCGAATACACCAGGAGCCATTAGCCGATTTATTGGAGCCATTTTGGGTGGAAAGAACCAACTTCCCGGTTGGAATGGATGGCTATAACCGATTTTATCCCTTAACCAAAGTAACGCCAATTCCAAATTCAATCGGAGAGCATTTACATAGTTGTCTTATAAAACTAACAAAAGACACCAGTGATATTAATATTCCGGCTCCTTATTACAGCGATCAGAAGAAAGAATCCAAAATAAGTCTTTTTATGAAAAATATATTCGGGAAATAACACAACCATTTTAAAAGCAAACCAATCAAGCCATGGGATTATTCAACAAAATAAAAGCATTAAAAGTGAGAGATATCGCCTTTTTTGCCGATGGAGATTATTTTTATTCCAAAGGTTTAGCGGCATCGATTCAAAAGGAATTAAAAATCGAAAAACACGGCCTTACTCTGGAGGAATTAAACCCTATTCTACACTATCTGGTCGAATTCATTCAGGATGAAAAACCGGATATTAAAAGCGGTAATAAACTAACCTGTTTCTCCTGGCTTATTTTAGCGCATGAAGAAGGTGATTATTTCGAAATTCTGGAAATCGTTCCGGAAAAAGGAGGCTTTGCCAGTGGCCTTAATCACACGCTTCATGTATTGGAGCAACAGCTTTTTGTTTGTGATCAATTAAAAGTGGAGCCTGTTTTCCCTGATTTTGATCATATCGTTACGATCGATCCGTTAATCCGAACCGGAGTACCGGCACATTTGTTTCGTTGGAACAGAGCGGCTCCCGATTCGGGTTGGATGGTGATGACCGATAACTTTGATGAAGAAACTATGGCGTTCGAAGAAATAACGGTTGGACAACTCATGACCTACCGACCGGAAACGGTTAAATTTATGGCACTTCCCCATGGTTTTAAAGTTATTTGGGAGGGTAAAGATGCTAAAATCGCATTCGATAACAATCTGATGGAAG from Flavobacterium sp. WV_118_3 harbors:
- a CDS encoding RNA ligase family protein; the protein is MSEFSGYEKMPNSPKKLGLSEKDFSEMEKLKWVVTEKVHGANFSFSYENGTLRFAKRKDYLQWNDDFFGFQLVVNKLENNILRLFEQLSGAIAGEKYMVYGELFGGKYPHPEVDPIADLQAIQTGVYYTPEIAFCAFDIAIENESGSKYYLDYETAVAYFEQFGIFYAKPLLIGKFAEAMNFTIRINSTIPKALQLPELQDNLIEGVVIKPYNQVDQNRRPIVKVKNPEFDEEEKFHEAEKWSFVPNVSSRTEDLSFIVTELRNYITQNRLQSAISKIGTLDRTNPLRVADIKTEFLEDVIVDFNENNNDLLNDLASDEKEWIMERVHFEIHKMILANG
- a CDS encoding SIR2 family protein; translated protein: MLIDEILSKFIGTESKTYYSFETFILNLLKYHLEQQQKVLVINNDNLRTLGDAIAEDGLDDIIGKTIVEIKLNLDRTPPKIFVDQFFSRFNRTEVSPDFKNILIINGRPISRETKERILIELNFLSPQFRIILWGPEELNKIVTKHKKEANKIANNLFALRLENIVSGEVRNWEDEREERIELLIDVYKKRQFSAFLGAGVSSSAGMPDWNTLLNSLFVSYLAKEFKHSEAINDNDIKQIVHRLNYVDEPSALMAARYLRKGLTKEQSESQAFINTISDNLYKLRDSKKDISSKLIKAITNLCMPTQTGARVKSVITYNFDDLLERELETKAIRHHSIYKENELSDPDELPIYHVHGFLPEDKSKYTGLEEITLVFSEEGYHQIYSDAYHWSNLVQLYNLRENSCLMIGLSLTDPNLRRLLEISARNSERPRHFAFMKRLTIEEFCYEKEKNGTEKKQVINNKKAAEQFLNGHHKLNEELMKELGVLIIWYTSYDDIPTILTKVNNE
- a CDS encoding DUF4917 family protein; this encodes MQVKDLPSYQQIIDSLKAKKRKKHLLFGNGFSIAYDPNIFSYNALSKFIDEIDNDLLKKLFEVINTKNFELVMQQLDNFIEISKTFSSDKKLIQKIIEANEVLKTSLIEAVQKLHPEHVFKVPEEKSKCCYSFLNEYLSQEGKVFSTNYDLLPYWILMRNDSQFAIDGFGREIENPDEVLKNQEPIFSELRWGKYKKEQTIFYLHGALLIFDTGIEIEKETYDTQHYLLEKINERMAAKSYPIFVTAGSSQEKLSHISHNKYLSHCYDQLTQIEGSLITFGFNFGEYDTHIIDAINKAAHQGQKSGNKLYSVYIGVYSQENLDHIKKIEHKFRCKVNLYNAATVPIWEDK
- a CDS encoding JAB domain-containing protein, with amino-acid sequence MNVKLTETQKIKILNSDDIYVIMQQVLLRENKIDLDREHFWVIGLANNNLVLFIELISLGTVNKTLVHPMEVFSFALQKRAVKIILCHNHPSGELKPSDADKDITDRLIQVGIIVQTEVIDHLIISEKSYLSFTDIGLMSELRNSTKYVPRYKLEEKIQKEAKELGITTGLKTGRNTKAKEIATTCLEQGFEVEFIARLTGLTVRVVENLKKKME
- a CDS encoding DUF3592 domain-containing protein, with the protein product MKKKYWILIIFIFLIFSFINIAYGFLLLGLIVFFFSVEAYAFNEKIRKIGIERSGKIIEYESDHEGFKTPVIEFETKNHELIIAKPYFYASTDLSRIRTYKNDINKPVIILYDPENPKKFVLKNEEDFNYSTIFIFFTVSFLFIVLAICSLFGIIKL